One genomic window of Arachis stenosperma cultivar V10309 chromosome 10, arast.V10309.gnm1.PFL2, whole genome shotgun sequence includes the following:
- the LOC130954441 gene encoding uncharacterized protein LOC130954441, translating into MKRNAFAAAASALYRRRPPLPISPNLRHESATGSVLRKCMPLEYLELVEVGERLHCWSPSCLLHRNSYSTGFTSVHGETPSAEYARRRRETLENQFGRALGTYSSKSFNAIYRFGPFLALYRAAIISFHVLRLAIWQFFLQDVEKRAVKFRETLIRLGPFYIKLGQALSTRPDVLPKVYCQELAKLQDQIPPFPTYVAIRSIETQFGLPISDIFSDISPAPIAAASLGQVYKAHLHSGELVAVKVQRPGMSLSLTLDALLFHMIGGQFKRFAKARKDLLVAVNEVVRHMFDEIDYVLEGKNAERFASLYCWSSSGTNVEHKRRKSIKAPKIYWDYTCTTVLTMEWIDGIKLTDEKGLKEASLNRRELIDQGLYCSLRQLLEVGYFHADPHPGNLVAVGDGSLAYFDFGMMGDIPRHYRIGLIQIIVHFVNRDSLGLANDFLSLGFLPEGVDIHGVSDALQASFARRTSRTGESQDFQGIMNQLYDVMYEFNFSLPPDYALVIRALGSLEGTAKVLDPDFKVIESAYPFVIGRLIADPSPDMRKILRQLLIRNNGSIRWSRLERLIAAISEQASDLNGDPSSEKHFSPVWKLFDMHAVVDSTEDLLLFILSDKGLRVRLFLLRDIVEAADAFLQDEVIDCVLNENPQEQNIFLFEERAMLGRIGKGFQYFREVVKLAPEEWTAMLMRMALKPEVHKFVIDIISALATHSSQKLQVASWLYLSRLVHRWSNSGRYTTHP; encoded by the exons aTTTACGGCATGAGAGTGCCACTGGAAGTGTCTTACGCAAATGCATGCCGCTGGAATATCTAGAACTTGTTGAGGTTGGTGAGAGGCTGCATTGCTGGTCGCCGTCTTGCTTGTTGCACCGGAATTC ATATTCAACTGGCTTCACCAGTGTGCACGGTGAAACGCCATCTGCTGAATATGCGAGGAGGAGGAGGGAAACACTGGAAAATCAATTTGGGCGTGCCCTTGGAACTTACAGCTCCAAGAGCTTCAACGCTATCTACCGCTTTGGGCCCTTTTTGGCTCTGTACAGGGCAGCAATTATTTCATTTCATGTGTTAAGGCTAGCAATATGGCAGTTCTTCCTTCAAGACGTTGAAAAACGTGCAGTTAAG TTTCGTGAAACACTCATACGCTTGGGTCCTTTCTACATTAAG CTTGGGCAGGCATTGAGCACTAGACCTGATGTATTACCAAAAGTATACTGCCAAGAACTAGCTAAGTTACAG GATCAAATACCCCCATTTCCAACATATGTTGCAATCAGATCTATTGAAACCCAGTTTGGTCTTCCTATTTCTGATATTTTTAGTGACATTAGCCCTGCACCTATTGCAGCAGCATCCTTGGGGCAAGTTTACAAAG CTCACCTGCATTCTGGAGAGTTGGTAGCCGTTAAAGTTCAGAGGCCTGGTATGTCACTTTCATTGACCCTTGATGCCTTGTTATTCCATATGATTGGAGGGCAATTTAAACGATTTGCCAAGGCCCGCAAAGATCTTTTAGTGGCTGTAAATGAAGTG GTCAGGCACATGTTTGATGAAATTGATTATGTCCTAGAGGGGAAAAATGCTGAGCGCTTTGCTTCTCTATATTGTTGGTCTTCAA GTGGTACCAATGTCGAACACAAACGAAGGAAGTCCATCAAAGCTCCAAAAATATATTGGGACTATACATGTACCACTGTACTGACTATGGAGTGGATAGATGGAATTAAGCTTACAGATGAAAAGGGGTTGAAGGAAGCTTCTTTGAACAGAAGGGAACTCATTGACCAG GGATTATACTGCTCTTTGAGGCAACTACTTGAGGTTGGTTATTTCCATGCTGATCCTCATCCAGGAAATCTTGTAGCAGTTGGTGATGGATCACTTGCATACTTTGACTTTGGAATGATGGGGGATATTCCTAGGCATTACCGGATAGGTCTTATTCAAATT ATTGTGCACTTTGTTAATCGTGATTCTCTGGGTTTGGCAAATGACTTTCTTTCTTTAGGATTTCTTCCTGAAGGGGTTGACATACATGGGGTTTCTGATGCACTGCAAGCATCATTTGCCCGTCGGACCAGTCGGACAGGTGAATCTCAAGATTTTCAG GGAATTATGAACCAACTATATGATGTAATGTATGAATTTAATTTCTCCCTCCCGCCAGACTATGCTCTTGTCATAAGAGCATTAGGATCACTAGAAGGCACGGCTAAAGTTCTAGATCCTGATTTTAAAGTCATTGAGAGTGCATATCCTTTTGTCATTGGGAGACTTATAGCTGACCCAAGTCCTGATATGAGAAAAATTTTGAGGCAGCTGCTTATTCGTAATAATGGATCCATAAGGTGGAGCCGGCTTGAGCGCCTG ATAGCAGCAATATCTGAACAGGCTTCTGATTTAAATGGAGATCCAAGTTCTGAGAAGCATTTTAGTCCCGTTTGGAAATTATTTGATATGCATGCTGTGGTTGATTCCACTGAAGatcttttattattcatattatcAGACAAGGGTCTGAGAGTGCGTCTTTTCCTTCTTCGGGATATAGTTGAAGCAGCTGATGCATTTCTGCAAGATGAAGTGATTGATTGTGTGTTAAATGAGAACCCTCAAGAACAGAATATCTTCTTATTCGAG GAGCGTGCTATGCTGGGAAGGATCGGAAAGGGATTTCAATACTTTCGTGAGGTGGTGAAGCTGGCACCTGAGGAGTGGACAGCGATGCTAATGAGGATGGCACTGAAACCTGAGGTCCATAAATTTGTTATAGACATTATTTCAGCGTTGGCTACACATTCCAGCCAGAAATTGCAAGTAGCTTCTTGGCTATATTTATCAAGGCTTGTTCACAGATGGTCAAATTCAGGTAGATATACTACACACCCTTGA
- the LOC130957925 gene encoding probable protein phosphatase 2C 59, with product MGYLNSGVSSSSQVHAADDAPASGGGLSHNGKFSYGYASCAGKRSSMEDFYETRVDGVDGEIVGLFGVFDGHGGVRAAEYVKKNLFSNLISHPKFISDTKSAIADAYNHTDSEFLKSENTHNRDAGSTASTAILVGDRLLVANVGDSRAVICRGGNAIAVSRDHKPDQTDERQRIEDAGGFVMWAGTWRVGGVLAVSRAFGDRLLKQYVVADPEIKEEKVDSSLEFLILASDGLWDVVSNEEAVAMVKPIEDAEEAAKKLLKEAIQRGSADNITCVVVRFLMDQGGASASSNDTTTSANSVTPSL from the exons ATGGGGTATCTCAATTCAGGTGTGTCCTCTTCaagccaagttcatgctgcagATGATGCACCTGCCAGTGGAGGTGGTCTCAG TCATAATGGCAAATTCAGTTATGGATATGCTAGCTGCGCCGGAAAGAGGTCTTCAATGGAAGACTTTTATGAAACAAGAGTTGATGGTGTGGATGGTGAAATCGTTGGCCTTTTCGGAGTTTTTGATG GTCATGGTGGTGTTCGTGCTGCTGAGTATGTCAAGAAAAACCTGTTTAGTAATTTGATCAGTCATCCAAAATTCATATCCGACACTAAATCTGCGATAG CTGATGCGTACAACCATACCGACTCAGAATTTCTGAAATCCGAAAATACTCATAACAGAGATGCTGGTTCAACTGCTTCTACTGCAATTCTAGTTGGTGACCGTTTGCTTGTTGCAAATGTTGGGGACTCCAGAGCTGTTATATGCAGGGGTGGTAATG CCATTGCTGTTTCTCGAGATCACAAGCCAGACCAAACTGATGAGAGACAAAGGATTGAAGATGCAGGGGGCTTTGTTATGTGGGCTG GAACTTGGAGAGTTGGTGGTGTTCTCGCCGTTTCTCGTGCATTTGGAGATAGGCTCCTGAAGCAGTATGTTGTTGCTGATCCAGAAATCAAG GAAGAAAAGGTCGACAGCTCGCTTGAGTTTCTTATATTGGCAAGTGATGGCCTATGGGATGTTGTCTCAAATGAG GAAGCTGTGGCTATGGTGAAACCAATAGAGGATGCAGAGGAGGCAGCAAAGAAATTGTTGAAAGAAGCAATTCAGAGAGGAAGTGCTGACAATATCACTTGTGTTGTTGTTCGTTTCTTGATGGACCAAGGTGGTGCTTCTGCCTCTTCTAATGATACCACCACATCTGCCAATTCTGTTACCCCGTCTCTGTAA